A portion of the Rhodothermus sp. genome contains these proteins:
- a CDS encoding phenylalanine--tRNA ligase beta subunit-related protein — MKVQIEHAIPRKDALLGLIRAEGLNVGAEPAGFSEALQQLLLRRQHLPPELETRRQAVRDLLRNGRYKPTGRAKPASEYLLREAQAGRFPRINGPVDVANYISLQHMLPVSLWDLDRAGSTYFRFRLGREGEAYVFNTAGQQIALADLIIGCRVDPETGADVPIVNPVKDSLATKTDETTTRVMACVYAPASAVSVETLEDICQSFAAWLGRCGAHVETAWMVVQPEQSCIL, encoded by the coding sequence ATGAAGGTACAAATTGAACACGCTATTCCACGCAAGGATGCATTGCTCGGGTTAATACGGGCCGAAGGGTTGAACGTCGGTGCCGAACCGGCCGGGTTTTCAGAAGCCCTGCAGCAATTGCTGCTCAGGCGGCAACATTTGCCGCCTGAACTGGAAACGAGGCGGCAAGCTGTTCGGGACCTGCTTCGCAACGGGCGATATAAGCCCACCGGTCGAGCCAAGCCTGCCAGTGAATACCTGCTGCGGGAAGCACAGGCTGGACGTTTTCCCCGCATTAACGGGCCGGTAGATGTGGCCAATTACATTAGCCTGCAGCACATGCTACCGGTCTCGCTCTGGGATCTGGATCGGGCCGGTAGTACGTACTTTCGGTTTCGGCTGGGACGGGAGGGGGAGGCGTACGTGTTCAATACAGCCGGACAGCAAATTGCGCTGGCTGATCTGATCATTGGCTGTCGGGTGGACCCGGAGACGGGTGCGGACGTGCCCATTGTCAACCCTGTCAAGGACAGTCTGGCCACAAAGACCGACGAGACGACTACCCGGGTAATGGCCTGTGTCTACGCGCCAGCTTCGGCCGTGTCGGTGGAGACGCTGGAAGACATCTGCCAGAGCTTTGCTGCCTGGCTGGGCCGCTGCGGCGCCCATGTCGAGACGGCCTGGATGGTTGTACAACCAGAACAGAGCTGCATCCTATGA
- a CDS encoding LPS export ABC transporter periplasmic protein LptC gives MSHLASYGLLMCGLLLVTTCRQPPAPEVIAALQAEQQPEQESWQVDYRLSLEGRPRARLLAAHLIREEFPESTYVVLEGTAQEPVRGWIFTSTGDSAAMLQARRIVYYENHRRFEAEGAVELVTREGRRLLTEQLRWLEDRQRLYAPGFVRILAPDEQIEGFELDADEQLSAYRLRRVTGHVVLREESDAE, from the coding sequence ATGAGCCATCTGGCCTCTTACGGTCTGTTGATGTGTGGCCTGCTGCTGGTGACGACCTGCCGGCAGCCGCCTGCACCCGAAGTGATCGCGGCGCTCCAGGCCGAACAGCAGCCGGAGCAGGAGAGCTGGCAGGTGGACTACCGGCTTTCTCTGGAGGGCAGACCCCGGGCCCGTTTGCTGGCCGCTCATCTGATCCGCGAAGAATTTCCTGAAAGCACGTACGTCGTGCTTGAAGGAACAGCTCAAGAGCCGGTGCGGGGGTGGATTTTTACGTCAACGGGTGATTCAGCGGCAATGCTTCAGGCTCGTCGCATCGTCTATTACGAAAACCATCGTCGCTTTGAGGCCGAAGGTGCGGTAGAGCTGGTTACCCGGGAAGGGCGGCGGCTGCTGACCGAGCAGCTACGCTGGCTGGAGGATCGACAGCGGCTCTATGCGCCAGGCTTTGTGCGCATCCTGGCTCCTGACGAACAGATAGAGGGTTTTGAGCTGGATGCCGACGAACAGCTCAGCGCCTATCGGCTACGCCGCGTGACCGGGCATGTCGTGCTTCGAGAGGAATCGGACGCGGAATGA
- a CDS encoding OstA-like protein: MRLLCLLVGIWSLFGGALGQAQPADTSRRPIALRADSLVGGVDAAGRRFRELIGHVVLQQEATRLWADRAIQWPDQQRIRFVGRVRIVERGDSLAADTIYYDSRQKVGRAVGHVRLWDGSVTVEAPLGWYYTREKRAVFEAGVRLADSAAVLTSQRGVYWSDEKRAEFYGNVRLEGSNRYLEADTVIYFRETEVALARGRVFIEQQDTSEEGTITRALLFGRQAFNNEQTGYSRLTGQPLLVLLRPDSTGQIDTLLVRAGQLHFTRMDSLRRLIAVDTVRLWQRRLAARADSLVYDRVVREGVVVWEEVRLFGSPIAWFDATQVSGDTLWWRSSPEGEDTLHVFPNAFVVQHDTVLNRLQQLKGRRLVGYFVQDSLRQLVVGPNAEAIYYLRDRNDSLRGAVRVSGDMITFWFAGSRARRVRIAGGVQGVQYDRDRIPEPFRLEGFHWVPELRPDPADLLQENWMRQRLRTLPEWQRPVPPVMPTANPTAHERPGKY, encoded by the coding sequence ATGCGCCTGCTCTGTCTGTTGGTGGGGATCTGGAGCCTGTTCGGTGGGGCCTTAGGGCAGGCACAGCCGGCCGACACGTCGCGTCGTCCTATAGCGCTACGGGCCGACTCACTGGTTGGTGGGGTCGATGCCGCCGGTCGACGCTTTCGTGAACTGATCGGGCATGTCGTTTTGCAGCAGGAAGCCACGCGGCTCTGGGCCGATCGGGCGATCCAGTGGCCGGATCAACAGCGCATCCGCTTTGTCGGTCGTGTGCGTATCGTGGAACGTGGCGATTCGCTCGCAGCCGACACGATCTATTACGACAGCCGCCAGAAAGTCGGAAGGGCTGTCGGGCACGTGCGGCTCTGGGATGGCAGCGTGACGGTAGAAGCGCCGCTGGGATGGTACTACACGCGGGAAAAACGGGCTGTCTTTGAGGCCGGGGTGCGCCTGGCCGACAGTGCCGCCGTATTGACCAGCCAGCGCGGCGTGTACTGGTCCGACGAGAAACGGGCCGAGTTTTACGGAAACGTACGGCTCGAAGGGAGCAACCGCTATCTGGAAGCCGATACAGTTATTTATTTCCGCGAGACCGAGGTGGCGCTGGCCCGGGGACGCGTCTTCATCGAACAGCAGGATACGAGCGAAGAGGGTACGATCACGCGCGCGCTGCTCTTTGGGCGTCAGGCCTTCAATAATGAACAAACGGGCTACAGCCGACTGACAGGGCAACCGCTGCTGGTGCTATTGCGACCAGATTCGACCGGGCAGATCGATACGCTGCTGGTTCGAGCCGGACAGCTGCACTTTACCCGGATGGATTCGCTACGACGATTGATCGCTGTCGATACGGTTCGACTCTGGCAGCGGCGACTGGCTGCGCGGGCCGACTCGCTGGTGTACGATCGGGTCGTACGGGAGGGGGTAGTGGTCTGGGAGGAAGTGCGGTTGTTTGGCAGCCCGATCGCCTGGTTTGATGCAACGCAGGTGTCGGGCGATACACTCTGGTGGCGCAGCAGTCCCGAAGGGGAGGATACACTGCACGTGTTTCCGAACGCATTTGTGGTGCAGCATGATACCGTGCTCAATCGCCTTCAGCAGCTCAAAGGACGGCGCCTGGTGGGGTACTTTGTGCAGGATTCGCTACGCCAGCTTGTGGTCGGACCCAACGCGGAGGCCATCTACTACCTGCGGGATCGTAACGATTCCCTTCGAGGTGCTGTACGCGTCTCCGGAGATATGATCACCTTCTGGTTTGCCGGCAGCCGGGCACGTCGGGTACGGATAGCAGGGGGCGTGCAGGGGGTACAATACGACCGCGATCGGATTCCAGAGCCATTTCGACTGGAAGGCTTCCACTGGGTGCCGGAACTTCGACCCGATCCGGCCGATTTGCTTCAGGAAAACTGGATGCGGCAACGGCTCCGCACGCTCCCGGAATGGCAGCGGCCCGTGCCGCCGGTGATGCCAACGGCGAACCCTACCGCCCATGAACGCCCGGGAAAATATTGA
- the lptB gene encoding LPS export ABC transporter ATP-binding protein — protein MNARENIELRAEGLSKRYRRRFVVQHVSLRVRQGEIVGLLGPNGAGKTTTFYMIVGMVRPDTGKIFLGNREITHLPMYRRARLGVGYLSQEASIFRQLTVEENLEAVLEFQPLSRAERRARVEQLLQEFGLERVRRAKGYTLSGGERRRTEIARALATRPRFLLLDEPFAGIDPIAVEELMALVAELRDRGIGVLITDHNVHETLAITDRAYLLYEGRIFQHGTAEELAADPEVRRRYLGEKFTLERYR, from the coding sequence ATGAACGCCCGGGAAAATATTGAGCTGCGGGCTGAGGGACTCTCCAAACGTTACCGCAGGCGCTTCGTGGTGCAGCATGTCAGCCTGCGCGTGCGGCAGGGGGAAATTGTGGGGCTACTTGGCCCGAACGGTGCCGGTAAGACAACCACCTTTTATATGATTGTGGGGATGGTGCGTCCCGATACCGGTAAGATTTTTCTGGGCAATCGGGAGATCACACACCTGCCCATGTATCGGCGGGCGCGGTTGGGAGTGGGCTATCTGTCGCAGGAAGCTTCGATCTTTCGCCAGCTAACCGTTGAGGAAAATCTGGAAGCCGTACTGGAGTTTCAGCCGCTGAGTCGGGCCGAGCGTCGCGCTCGCGTGGAACAGTTGCTGCAGGAGTTCGGTCTGGAGCGTGTGCGTCGCGCGAAGGGCTACACGCTTTCAGGCGGTGAGCGACGGCGTACGGAGATTGCACGGGCGCTGGCAACCCGTCCGCGTTTTCTGTTGCTGGATGAACCCTTTGCCGGGATTGACCCGATTGCTGTCGAAGAGCTGATGGCGCTTGTGGCTGAGCTGAGAGACCGGGGCATCGGGGTGTTGATCACAGACCACAACGTGCACGAGACGCTGGCCATTACCGATCGGGCCTATCTCCTCTACGAAGGACGTATCTTCCAGCATGGAACTGCCGAAGAACTGGCGGCCGATCCCGAGGTGCGCCGCCGCTACCTGGGCGAAAAATTTACGCTCGAACGCTATCGCTAA
- the thiI gene encoding tRNA uracil 4-sulfurtransferase ThiI, with protein sequence MTARAPDTHARALLFLRPASELTLKSSRTRRRFQQLLVRNLKDALRSQHIPFRFQGSWSWFLIETETPLQALEALRHVPGIGPIMPVELVTGTSLEEIVQRGAEVFAERVRNRRFAVRARRRGDHPYRSRDIEVELGAALRPFAERVDLTNPEVTVYVEVREDRAYFYTTILKGLGGLPLGSQGQALVLLSGGFDSAVAAWLAMRRGVAVDYLFCNLGGKAYERAVLQVAKVLADAWSFGTRPRFYSVDFGPVVDEMRRHVRPAYWQVVLKRLMYRAGEAVARQTEASALITGESLGQVSSQTLKNLQAIEAGTSLPVLRPLLTYDKEEIIHLARKIGTATLSERVREYCALTPDRPVTATRPEAVDAEMARLDLSVLEQAVAQAAVYDMRALSASELVTPYLFIEEIPEDAEVIDCQSEALYAHWHYPGARHMDPWQLLQQFRHLDRNRVYVLYCPRGLQSAYVAEVMQREGYEAYSFKGGLPALKAYAQRRGIEVPEL encoded by the coding sequence ATGACCGCACGCGCCCCTGACACCCATGCCCGAGCGCTTCTGTTTCTTCGGCCGGCTTCTGAACTGACGTTGAAGTCGAGCCGGACGCGTCGTCGCTTCCAGCAGCTGCTGGTGCGCAATCTGAAAGATGCGCTGCGCAGTCAGCACATTCCTTTTCGGTTTCAGGGCTCCTGGAGCTGGTTTCTGATTGAGACGGAGACTCCCCTACAGGCCCTCGAAGCACTCCGTCATGTGCCGGGCATCGGTCCCATTATGCCGGTGGAGCTGGTTACCGGCACGTCGCTGGAAGAAATCGTGCAGCGTGGGGCCGAAGTGTTTGCCGAGCGCGTGCGCAACCGTCGCTTTGCTGTACGGGCGCGGCGACGCGGCGATCATCCCTATCGCTCACGGGACATTGAGGTAGAGCTTGGCGCCGCGCTACGTCCTTTTGCAGAGCGGGTCGATCTGACCAACCCGGAAGTGACCGTATACGTGGAAGTGCGCGAAGACCGCGCGTACTTCTACACAACCATTCTCAAGGGTCTGGGAGGGCTACCCCTCGGCAGCCAGGGACAGGCCCTGGTGCTCCTCTCCGGTGGCTTCGACTCCGCCGTGGCAGCCTGGCTGGCCATGCGACGCGGGGTGGCTGTGGACTATCTGTTCTGCAACCTGGGCGGCAAAGCCTACGAACGAGCTGTGTTACAGGTGGCCAAAGTACTGGCCGATGCCTGGAGTTTTGGTACGCGTCCTCGTTTCTACTCGGTGGATTTCGGGCCAGTAGTGGACGAAATGCGCCGCCATGTGCGTCCGGCCTACTGGCAGGTGGTCCTTAAACGGCTAATGTACCGGGCCGGCGAGGCTGTAGCGCGCCAGACTGAAGCATCGGCGCTCATCACTGGTGAGTCGCTCGGCCAGGTCTCTTCCCAGACGCTCAAAAATCTGCAGGCGATCGAAGCAGGCACCTCCTTGCCCGTATTGCGCCCACTGCTCACCTACGACAAGGAGGAGATCATCCACCTGGCTCGAAAGATCGGCACTGCTACGCTCTCAGAGCGTGTGCGCGAATACTGTGCGCTGACGCCCGACCGACCGGTGACAGCCACGCGCCCCGAGGCCGTTGATGCCGAAATGGCCCGGCTGGATCTGTCGGTGCTTGAGCAGGCCGTCGCCCAGGCGGCAGTGTACGATATGCGGGCGCTATCGGCCTCGGAACTGGTGACGCCGTATCTCTTCATCGAAGAAATCCCAGAAGACGCCGAGGTGATCGACTGTCAGAGCGAAGCCCTCTACGCCCACTGGCACTATCCAGGCGCGCGCCACATGGATCCCTGGCAGCTGCTTCAGCAATTCCGGCACCTGGACCGCAACCGGGTCTATGTGCTTTACTGTCCGCGTGGATTGCAATCGGCTTACGTGGCCGAAGTCATGCAACGGGAGGGCTACGAAGCCTACTCGTTCAAAGGCGGCCTGCCGGCCCTCAAAGCTTACGCGCAGCGTCGTGGTATTGAAGTGCCGGAGCTTTAG
- the aroF gene encoding 3-deoxy-7-phosphoheptulonate synthase — protein MVVVMQPGATEAQIQAVIERLNAYGFDVHRSTGVNQTVLGAIGVKPEFDIRHIKVLEGVADVYRVTEPYKFASRTWKKEDTQIEVKGVVIGGSEVVVMAGPCSVESEEQIMATAAHVAAQGATFLRGGAFKPRTSPYSFQGLGEVGLKLLRAAADRYGLRVITEVMEVNQIELIYPYTDIFQVGARNMQNFALLKELGKVDKPVFLKRGPAATIEEWLMSAEYIIAHGNPQVILCERGIRTFETQTRNTLDLSAIPVIKQKSHLPIVADPSHGTGLRDKVIPMARAAVAAGADGIMVEVHPDPPSAKSDGPQSLYFDQFARLMHQLRLIAQVIGRTVREPLSETV, from the coding sequence ATGGTTGTCGTGATGCAACCCGGGGCCACCGAGGCTCAGATCCAGGCGGTAATCGAACGGCTCAATGCCTACGGTTTTGACGTGCATCGTTCAACCGGCGTCAACCAGACCGTCCTGGGGGCTATTGGCGTGAAGCCGGAGTTTGACATTCGGCACATTAAAGTGCTTGAGGGAGTGGCCGACGTGTATCGGGTGACGGAGCCCTACAAGTTTGCCAGCCGTACCTGGAAGAAAGAGGACACGCAGATTGAGGTCAAGGGGGTTGTCATTGGTGGCTCCGAGGTGGTGGTGATGGCCGGCCCTTGTTCTGTCGAAAGTGAAGAACAGATTATGGCAACGGCCGCCCATGTGGCAGCGCAGGGGGCGACCTTTCTGCGGGGAGGAGCCTTTAAGCCGCGTACCTCGCCTTATTCCTTTCAGGGACTGGGCGAAGTGGGGTTGAAGTTGCTGCGAGCGGCGGCCGACCGATACGGCCTGCGGGTGATCACGGAGGTGATGGAAGTCAATCAGATCGAACTGATTTATCCCTATACCGACATCTTCCAGGTCGGAGCCCGCAACATGCAAAACTTTGCCCTGCTCAAAGAGCTGGGCAAGGTCGATAAGCCGGTCTTTTTGAAGCGGGGACCTGCGGCCACCATTGAAGAATGGTTGATGAGCGCTGAATACATCATCGCGCATGGCAACCCGCAGGTGATTCTCTGCGAGCGGGGCATTCGTACGTTCGAGACGCAGACCCGCAACACGCTCGATCTTTCCGCAATTCCGGTGATCAAGCAGAAAAGTCATTTACCCATTGTGGCCGATCCCAGCCATGGCACAGGATTGCGTGACAAGGTGATCCCGATGGCACGGGCAGCGGTGGCAGCCGGTGCTGACGGCATCATGGTTGAAGTGCATCCGGATCCTCCCTCAGCGAAAAGCGATGGACCGCAGTCGCTTTATTTCGACCAGTTTGCCAGGTTGATGCATCAGCTTCGGCTCATTGCGCAGGTGATCGGGCGTACGGTTCGGGAGCCGCTTTCGGAAACTGTATGA
- the glmS gene encoding glutamine--fructose-6-phosphate transaminase (isomerizing) yields the protein MCGIVGYIGQRPAAALLLNGLKRLEYRGYDSAGIAVVGNGCLQVYKQQGKVDELAAALRARLPEGTLGIGHTRWATHGEPNDVNAHPHVSSGGDFALVHNGIIENYAALRKRLQQKGYVFRSETDTEALVHLIDDVRRTTGLPLPEAVRQALTQVVGTYGLAIVSASDPDLLIAARKGSPLILGIGEGEYFLASDAAPIVEHTRQVVYLNDGEVVVVRRNGYEVRTTDNVLLEKEVHELEWDLEQIEKGGYPHFMLKEIMEQPEALENCLRGRLDLQHNTVQLGGLIDVMDRIRAADRIIICACGTSWHAGLVGEYLIEEFARIPVEVEYASEFRYRNPILRPGDVVIAISQSGETADTLAAVREARRQGVLTLGICNVVGSTIARETDAGVYLHVGPEIGVASTKAFTAQVAVLTMLALKLAEGRTLSAAEIAQMLRTLAEIPDKVRQVLTLDDEIRRIAHVYRYASNFLYLGRGYNFPVALEGALKLKEISYIHAEGYPAAEMKHGPIALIDRFMPVVFIAMKDRTYDKVVSNIEEVVARQGSVIAITDEGNGELDTLCEYVIRIPPAPEFLTPLLTVIPLQLLAYHIAVMRGCNVDQPRNLAKSVTVE from the coding sequence ATGTGTGGAATTGTCGGATACATTGGCCAACGCCCAGCCGCTGCCTTACTGCTGAACGGTCTCAAGCGGCTGGAATATCGCGGGTATGATTCCGCCGGCATTGCCGTAGTGGGCAATGGTTGCCTGCAAGTCTACAAGCAGCAAGGTAAGGTCGACGAGCTGGCTGCGGCGCTGCGAGCGCGTCTGCCCGAGGGTACGCTGGGGATCGGACATACCCGATGGGCCACGCACGGCGAGCCCAACGATGTCAATGCACATCCCCACGTCAGTAGTGGGGGCGACTTTGCCCTGGTACACAATGGTATTATCGAAAACTATGCGGCGCTGCGCAAACGTCTGCAACAAAAAGGCTATGTATTTCGAAGCGAAACCGATACCGAGGCCCTTGTACACCTGATCGACGATGTGCGGCGTACGACCGGGCTGCCGCTTCCAGAGGCCGTCCGTCAGGCCCTGACCCAGGTAGTGGGCACCTACGGGCTGGCCATCGTGTCGGCATCGGATCCGGATCTATTGATTGCTGCCCGAAAGGGAAGTCCGCTGATTCTGGGAATCGGTGAGGGAGAGTACTTTCTAGCCTCCGATGCAGCACCCATCGTGGAGCATACGCGCCAGGTGGTTTATCTGAACGATGGGGAAGTGGTGGTCGTGCGTCGTAATGGCTACGAGGTGCGTACCACCGACAACGTATTGCTCGAAAAAGAAGTCCATGAGCTGGAGTGGGATCTGGAGCAAATCGAAAAGGGCGGCTATCCCCACTTCATGCTCAAAGAGATCATGGAGCAACCCGAAGCGCTGGAGAATTGCCTGCGCGGGCGCCTGGATCTGCAGCATAACACGGTGCAGCTGGGGGGGTTGATTGATGTGATGGACCGCATTCGGGCAGCTGATCGCATCATCATCTGTGCCTGTGGTACCTCGTGGCATGCCGGGCTGGTGGGGGAGTACCTGATCGAAGAATTTGCACGCATCCCCGTCGAAGTGGAGTACGCCAGTGAGTTTCGCTATCGCAATCCCATTCTACGCCCCGGCGATGTAGTAATTGCCATTTCGCAGAGTGGGGAGACGGCCGATACGCTGGCAGCCGTGCGTGAAGCCAGACGTCAGGGCGTGCTGACGCTGGGGATCTGTAACGTGGTGGGATCGACCATCGCTCGGGAGACGGACGCCGGGGTCTATCTACATGTCGGGCCAGAAATCGGTGTGGCTTCAACCAAAGCGTTCACGGCCCAGGTGGCCGTGTTGACTATGCTGGCGCTCAAGCTGGCCGAGGGCCGTACGCTTTCGGCGGCGGAAATTGCGCAGATGTTGCGGACGCTGGCCGAAATTCCCGATAAGGTGCGTCAGGTGCTGACGCTTGACGACGAAATTCGACGTATTGCGCACGTCTATCGCTATGCCTCCAACTTCCTGTACCTCGGGCGGGGTTACAACTTCCCCGTGGCGCTTGAAGGGGCGCTGAAGCTCAAAGAGATTTCCTACATTCATGCCGAGGGTTATCCAGCCGCCGAAATGAAGCACGGGCCGATCGCGCTCATCGACCGCTTTATGCCTGTGGTCTTTATCGCCATGAAAGACCGCACCTACGACAAGGTGGTCTCCAACATCGAAGAAGTCGTGGCCCGTCAGGGATCTGTTATTGCGATCACGGATGAGGGGAATGGGGAGCTGGATACGCTCTGCGAATACGTTATTCGCATCCCTCCAGCGCCGGAATTTCTGACGCCACTGCTGACGGTGATACCACTGCAGCTGCTGGCCTATCATATCGCTGTGATGCGCGGCTGTAATGTGGATCAGCCGCGCAACCTGGCCAAAAGCGTGACGGTGGAGTAG
- the prfA gene encoding peptide chain release factor 1, with protein MIPKEPLEEIKRRYEEVTQALSDPAVAADPRRLAELGREHASLRAVVEAIEAYERLLAEQESLRELIRTESDPELVRMARHELEELEARLPAVEEDLRLRLIPRDEMDRRNAIVEIRAGTGGDEAALFAGDLFRMYSRFAEQKGWKLEVLDASPGTVGGFKEIIFSLKGPDVYGTMKYESGVHRVQRVPITESQGRIHTSAASVVVLPEAEAVDVEIRPEDLRIDVFRASGPGGQHVNRTESAVRITHIPTGIVVSCQDEKSQHQNKEKALRILRARLYELERERQRAERDAMRRASIQTGDRSAKIRTYNFPQDRVTDHRLEGELKNWPLHRVIEGELDELINALRTAEHAERLAQLKA; from the coding sequence ATGATCCCGAAGGAACCGCTGGAAGAAATCAAGCGACGCTACGAGGAGGTTACGCAGGCGCTGTCGGATCCGGCGGTGGCTGCCGATCCCAGACGGCTGGCCGAGCTGGGACGCGAGCATGCCAGCCTGCGCGCTGTGGTGGAGGCCATTGAGGCCTATGAACGGTTGCTGGCCGAACAGGAGAGCCTGCGCGAGCTGATCCGTACCGAGTCGGACCCGGAGCTTGTGCGCATGGCACGGCACGAGCTGGAGGAACTGGAGGCGCGATTGCCAGCCGTCGAGGAAGATCTGCGGTTGCGTTTGATCCCTCGGGATGAGATGGATCGGCGCAATGCCATTGTGGAGATCCGAGCAGGTACGGGCGGAGATGAAGCCGCCCTGTTTGCTGGCGATCTGTTTCGGATGTACAGTCGCTTTGCCGAACAGAAAGGCTGGAAGCTGGAGGTGCTCGATGCGTCACCGGGTACGGTGGGCGGCTTCAAAGAGATCATCTTCAGCCTGAAGGGGCCGGACGTGTACGGCACCATGAAGTACGAAAGCGGCGTGCATCGTGTGCAGCGCGTGCCCATTACCGAATCACAGGGCCGTATCCACACCTCGGCAGCCAGCGTGGTTGTGCTGCCCGAAGCGGAAGCGGTAGATGTAGAGATCCGTCCCGAGGACCTTCGAATCGATGTCTTTCGGGCCAGCGGACCGGGAGGACAGCACGTCAACCGTACCGAGTCGGCCGTCCGCATTACGCATATCCCGACGGGTATCGTCGTCTCCTGTCAGGACGAAAAAAGCCAGCACCAGAATAAGGAAAAAGCGCTGCGCATTCTGCGAGCCCGCCTCTATGAGCTGGAGCGTGAGCGCCAGCGGGCCGAACGTGATGCGATGCGACGCGCCTCCATCCAGACCGGCGATCGGTCGGCCAAGATCCGCACGTACAACTTTCCGCAGGATCGCGTAACCGATCACCGGCTCGAAGGCGAGCTGAAGAACTGGCCGCTACACCGCGTCATCGAAGGTGAACTGGATGAACTGATCAATGCATTGCGTACGGCCGAGCACGCGGAGCGCCTGGCCCAGCTCAAGGCCTAA
- the rpsF gene encoding 30S ribosomal protein S6, with protein sequence MSEAKNFYELTYIINATLSDDQIKEVIRRVNQYIEEHGGEIVEVDEWGTRRLAYPIQKRRNGYYVNMYFRAPGSFIAALERFLEIDEQVMRYLTLRMDAKMLRHYERRKQRTVEATQPQPTDVEVEVEEEKEVEVEVEEEKEEETE encoded by the coding sequence ATGTCGGAAGCCAAGAACTTCTACGAGCTGACTTACATTATCAACGCGACGCTCAGCGACGACCAGATCAAGGAGGTTATCCGCCGCGTCAATCAGTACATCGAAGAGCACGGCGGCGAAATCGTCGAGGTCGATGAGTGGGGCACGCGGCGCCTGGCCTATCCGATTCAAAAGCGTCGGAACGGCTACTATGTAAACATGTACTTCCGGGCGCCCGGCTCGTTCATTGCCGCTCTGGAGCGTTTCCTGGAGATCGACGAGCAGGTAATGCGCTACCTGACGCTGCGTATGGACGCGAAGATGCTGCGCCACTATGAGCGGCGTAAGCAACGGACTGTCGAGGCAACGCAGCCGCAACCGACAGATGTAGAGGTGGAAGTGGAAGAGGAAAAAGAAGTCGAAGTAGAGGTGGAAGAAGAAAAAGAGGAAGAAACGGAATAG
- the rpsR gene encoding 30S ribosomal protein S18 encodes MARKRDLEYVDYKDVEFLKQFINEQGKILPRRITGVSAKTQRQIARAIKRARHLALLPFVSDAVK; translated from the coding sequence ATGGCACGTAAGCGTGATCTGGAATACGTTGACTACAAGGATGTTGAGTTTTTGAAGCAGTTTATTAACGAGCAGGGTAAGATTCTGCCGCGTCGAATTACGGGCGTATCGGCCAAAACGCAGCGGCAGATTGCCCGTGCCATCAAGCGGGCGCGTCACCTGGCCCTGCTGCCGTTCGTGTCTGATGCCGTTAAGTGA
- the rplI gene encoding 50S ribosomal protein L9 produces MKVLLLQDVEKLGLEGEVVTVRDGYGRNYLIPKGLAIEATPGVLKDLEERRRQQARKLARLREEAERMAEELAKTEVVIRAKVGEENRIFGTVTSSQVADYLAQRGFQIDRRRIEMPEDIRMLGVYTARVRLHPEVVAQIKIRVEPETSES; encoded by the coding sequence ATGAAAGTACTCCTATTGCAGGATGTAGAAAAGTTGGGCCTGGAAGGAGAGGTGGTAACCGTACGCGATGGCTACGGACGGAACTACCTGATCCCGAAAGGTCTGGCCATCGAGGCGACGCCGGGTGTGCTCAAAGACCTGGAAGAGCGACGTCGTCAGCAGGCACGTAAGCTGGCCCGCCTGCGCGAAGAGGCTGAACGCATGGCCGAAGAACTGGCGAAGACCGAAGTAGTCATCCGAGCCAAAGTCGGTGAAGAAAACCGCATCTTCGGTACGGTTACTTCAAGCCAGGTAGCCGACTATCTGGCGCAGCGAGGTTTTCAGATTGATCGGCGTCGCATCGAGATGCCCGAAGACATTCGAATGCTGGGGGTCTATACGGCACGCGTCAGACTTCATCCCGAAGTGGTGGCGCAGATCAAAATTCGCGTCGAGCCAGAGACATCTGAAAGCTAA